The following coding sequences are from one Desulfosporosinus orientis DSM 765 window:
- a CDS encoding BMC domain-containing protein, producing MIHAIGLIESNSIAQGIECADIMSKTADVTILVAKTICPGKYMVMVSGDVSGVQQSVNAGVELGAETIVDSFVIPNVHPSILPAIGRANTLKDIKALGIIETYSVASLIEAADAAVKAGDVEPMLLHLAFGIGGKSYTLLTGEVASVKAAVEEGSALASEKGLLIRKVVIPRPAKQLIESLV from the coding sequence GTGATCCATGCTATAGGACTGATTGAGAGCAACAGTATCGCCCAAGGAATTGAATGCGCCGATATCATGAGCAAAACCGCGGATGTGACCATTTTGGTGGCTAAAACCATCTGCCCGGGGAAATATATGGTCATGGTCAGCGGAGATGTATCCGGAGTCCAGCAATCCGTCAATGCCGGAGTGGAGTTAGGAGCAGAGACCATCGTGGATTCCTTTGTGATCCCTAATGTACACCCCTCTATCCTGCCGGCCATCGGCAGGGCCAACACCTTAAAGGACATCAAAGCCTTAGGAATTATCGAGACTTACAGTGTAGCATCCTTAATCGAAGCGGCGGATGCTGCGGTCAAAGCGGGGGATGTGGAGCCCATGCTGCTGCACCTGGCCTTTGGAATTGGAGGCAAAAGCTACACCCTTTTGACGGGAGAAGTAGCCTCCGTCAAAGCCGCAGTGGAAGAAGGCAGTGCCTTGGCCAGTGAGAAGGGGCTGCTCATCCGCAAGGTGGTTATCCCCAGGCCGGCTAAACAGCTCATTGAAAGTTTGGTTTAG
- a CDS encoding cupin domain-containing protein, with product MGRFISAAVLRDMAKLNKTVVLEEDSVLTPSAKDLAKELGITICKGREEIVGHNVVGQSAGQKQTPAVNSAEAGNQSEDLKKAVQKILGEVLKPACENPKATHVKGETVVVQPFLEAPPGQKVGLVDVIDSRVGNLASGFMTFDHSQLPWFLNYDEVDYVIEGEFVLEVAGQVFRAKAGDVVYIPKGSQVVFSSPTFCKVFYCTYPANWADFCD from the coding sequence ATGGGACGTTTTATCTCGGCAGCCGTTTTACGAGATATGGCTAAATTAAACAAGACTGTTGTTTTAGAAGAAGATAGTGTCCTTACTCCCTCAGCAAAAGATCTCGCTAAAGAATTGGGGATTACCATTTGTAAGGGACGAGAAGAAATTGTTGGTCATAATGTTGTAGGTCAATCCGCCGGACAGAAACAAACTCCGGCTGTAAACTCTGCAGAGGCAGGAAACCAATCCGAGGATCTGAAAAAAGCAGTTCAGAAAATATTAGGTGAAGTGTTGAAACCCGCCTGTGAGAATCCAAAAGCAACTCATGTCAAAGGAGAAACCGTTGTAGTTCAGCCTTTTCTGGAGGCGCCTCCAGGACAAAAAGTGGGACTTGTCGATGTCATCGATTCCAGAGTCGGAAATCTTGCTTCAGGTTTTATGACCTTTGATCATTCCCAACTGCCTTGGTTCTTAAACTATGACGAAGTGGATTACGTCATTGAAGGGGAGTTTGTCCTTGAAGTTGCAGGACAAGTTTTCCGTGCTAAAGCAGGAGATGTCGTTTATATACCGAAAGGAAGCCAAGTTGTCTTCTCCTCGCCAACCTTTTGTAAAGTATTCTATTGCACCTACCCTGCTAACTGGGCAGATTTTTGCGATTAA
- a CDS encoding ethanolamine ammonia-lyase subunit EutB yields MILKAKVYNKIFAFQSLKEVMSKANEEKSGDELVGIAAKSASERVAAKLVLSNLTLEDIYNNPVIPYEEDEVTRAIYDGLNLRIYQEIKGWTVGYLREYILDHKTTGENLAHISRGLTSEMIAAVAKLMSTMDLVFGAKKMRTQSHCNTTLGVPGTLAFRCQPNHPTDSVEGMMASLKEGLSYGSGDAVIGINPVEDNVETVSRLLETVKNFMIKWEIPTQNCVLAHVTTQMKAIEKGAPVDLVFQSIAGTQKANDAFGVSSEILNEAFALAQRKGTATGPNLMYFETGQGSEVSLDAHLGVDMMTLEARTYGFARGYRPFMTNNVSGFIGPETIYSGREVIRADLEDLFMGKLHGLPMGIAPCYTNHMKADQNDQEMGTLLCAMAGSNFFMGVPGGDDVMLSYQDTSYHDDATTREVLGLRPLPEFEKWLEKMGILEDGKLTERAGDPSIFDK; encoded by the coding sequence ATGATATTAAAAGCAAAAGTTTATAACAAAATTTTTGCCTTCCAAAGTCTTAAAGAAGTTATGTCCAAAGCCAATGAAGAAAAATCAGGTGACGAGCTTGTTGGAATTGCTGCCAAATCAGCGTCTGAAAGAGTAGCGGCTAAATTAGTTCTCAGTAATCTTACCTTGGAAGATATTTATAATAATCCGGTGATCCCTTATGAAGAGGATGAAGTAACCCGGGCAATTTATGATGGGCTCAACTTAAGAATCTATCAAGAAATTAAAGGTTGGACAGTTGGGTATTTGCGCGAGTATATTTTAGACCATAAGACCACAGGGGAAAACTTAGCTCACATTAGCCGGGGGCTTACCAGTGAAATGATCGCTGCTGTCGCTAAGCTAATGTCAACCATGGACCTGGTCTTTGGGGCAAAGAAAATGCGCACTCAGTCTCACTGCAATACAACCTTGGGGGTGCCGGGAACCTTAGCATTCCGCTGCCAGCCCAACCACCCAACGGATAGTGTTGAAGGAATGATGGCCTCTCTTAAAGAGGGTTTGTCATACGGATCAGGGGATGCCGTCATTGGCATTAACCCTGTGGAAGATAATGTTGAGACAGTTTCACGCCTCTTGGAAACTGTTAAAAACTTCATGATAAAATGGGAAATACCGACACAAAACTGTGTCTTAGCTCATGTCACAACCCAGATGAAAGCCATTGAAAAAGGAGCTCCGGTGGATCTTGTTTTCCAAAGTATTGCCGGAACTCAAAAAGCCAATGATGCTTTTGGTGTAAGCTCTGAAATTCTTAATGAAGCTTTTGCCTTAGCTCAGAGAAAGGGTACAGCTACAGGTCCAAACCTCATGTATTTTGAGACCGGACAAGGCTCCGAAGTGTCTTTAGATGCTCATTTAGGTGTTGATATGATGACCTTGGAAGCAAGAACTTATGGATTTGCCCGGGGCTATCGTCCCTTCATGACTAATAATGTTTCCGGGTTTATTGGACCGGAGACCATTTATTCCGGACGGGAAGTCATCCGTGCAGATTTAGAGGACTTATTTATGGGTAAGCTTCACGGTCTGCCTATGGGTATTGCGCCCTGTTATACAAACCATATGAAAGCAGATCAAAATGATCAGGAAATGGGAACCCTTCTTTGTGCAATGGCCGGTTCAAACTTCTTCATGGGAGTGCCAGGCGGGGATGATGTTATGTTAAGTTATCAGGATACCAGTTACCATGATGATGCAACGACCCGCGAAGTCTTAGGGTTACGTCCGCTTCCTGAGTTTGAGAAGTGGTTGGAGAAAATGGGCATCCTAGAAGACGGCAAATTAACAGAGAGAGCCGGAGACCCATCCATTTTTGATAAATAG
- the eutC gene encoding ethanolamine ammonia-lyase subunit EutC: MAVANNELEKVIIQSIMEELAKKGLLSQKGKDHVMSAAMMDTPIVPSTDSEEMVTFPPQEEMQVANPFNADAVRAMKKLTPARIGIGRAGTRPKTMSLLRFLADHAVAQDAVFLDVSEEFLQRMNLMSVQSAAASKDEFLQRPDLGRRLSEEAVKTISEKCEKNVQVQILIVDGLSSSSIEANIPDLLPALMQGLKSAGIKVGAPFFIKNGRVWVQDHVASIVNCDVVISLIGERPGLGTAESLSAYMIYRPDSNTVEADRTVISNIHKGGIPPAEAGAHLVDVLQQILAAKASGVKLNQQK; the protein is encoded by the coding sequence GTGGCAGTCGCAAATAATGAATTAGAAAAAGTCATTATCCAAAGTATTATGGAAGAGCTCGCTAAGAAAGGACTGCTTTCACAAAAGGGCAAAGACCATGTGATGTCAGCAGCGATGATGGATACGCCAATTGTCCCTAGCACAGATTCCGAGGAAATGGTAACTTTTCCTCCTCAAGAAGAGATGCAGGTTGCAAATCCATTTAATGCGGATGCTGTTAGGGCTATGAAAAAATTGACTCCGGCAAGAATTGGTATCGGCAGAGCCGGAACTCGACCTAAGACCATGTCCTTGCTAAGGTTCTTAGCGGATCATGCTGTAGCTCAGGATGCGGTATTTCTCGATGTTTCAGAGGAGTTTCTGCAACGAATGAATCTGATGTCAGTGCAAAGTGCTGCAGCCAGCAAAGACGAGTTTCTGCAGCGACCGGATTTGGGACGTCGTTTGTCAGAAGAAGCCGTGAAAACTATCTCGGAAAAATGCGAGAAAAATGTTCAAGTTCAGATATTGATTGTTGATGGACTAAGTTCAAGTTCTATCGAGGCTAATATCCCTGATCTGCTGCCGGCCTTGATGCAAGGATTGAAATCTGCCGGCATTAAAGTCGGTGCGCCCTTCTTTATTAAGAACGGAAGGGTATGGGTTCAAGACCATGTTGCTTCCATCGTCAATTGTGATGTGGTCATCTCCTTGATTGGTGAGCGTCCGGGACTGGGAACGGCAGAAAGTCTTAGTGCCTACATGATTTATCGTCCTGACAGCAATACGGTTGAAGCAGACCGCACCGTTATTTCTAATATTCATAAAGGCGGTATCCCGCCTGCTGAAGCAGGTGCTCATCTTGTAGATGTTCTTCAACAAATTCTTGCTGCTAAAGCTAGTGGGGTTAAGCTGAACCAGCAAAAATAG
- a CDS encoding ethanolamine ammonia-lyase reactivating factor EutA, whose product MPESTNQRITSVGIDIGTTTTQLVISQLTIENTASGSLVPHVEITDKEVIHRSQIYFTPLIDRDLVNAVAVSKIMESEYQAAGLTPDMIDTGAVIITGETAKKENAKAIIDALAGFAGDFVVATAGANLEAIFAGKGSGAALYSAQRHQVVVNIDVGGGTSNYAVFFEGKAVDSSCINVGGHLIEFEPSGDRITYISEPAKITLQATGQRLQAGERITLPQLRPVIKAMADSVVDVLQTTMPAGLTKDLLMTPPLKLEHTIRKVMISGGVADYVYASEGPANMEEVTAFGDFGPLLGWELKVALEAAGFVLEKPNETVRATVIGTGTQSVNLSGSTIHLQENTLPLRNVMVISPFISDIPETPQKIGEIVKNEILRLQVDHSEAVAAIAMKGPRTMSFADINSLAQGLLWGLEDYLCKDKPIILVIEADCGKVLGQCINALADRHFELICIDQVEVDNCDYIDIGKPLMAGRVVPVVLKTLVFNR is encoded by the coding sequence ATGCCCGAATCGACAAATCAAAGGATCACGAGCGTGGGCATTGATATTGGAACCACAACTACCCAACTGGTGATCAGCCAATTGACTATTGAAAATACAGCTTCGGGAAGCTTAGTTCCCCATGTGGAGATCACAGACAAGGAAGTTATCCATCGCAGCCAGATCTATTTTACCCCTCTTATAGACCGCGACTTAGTGAACGCGGTTGCGGTCTCTAAGATCATGGAATCTGAATATCAGGCTGCGGGATTAACCCCTGACATGATTGATACAGGTGCCGTGATTATAACGGGAGAAACAGCTAAAAAAGAAAATGCCAAAGCGATTATTGATGCCTTGGCGGGATTTGCCGGTGACTTTGTAGTGGCTACTGCAGGTGCTAACTTAGAAGCAATCTTTGCAGGCAAAGGCTCCGGAGCAGCTTTGTATTCTGCTCAAAGACACCAAGTAGTTGTCAATATTGATGTAGGTGGAGGAACGTCGAATTATGCTGTTTTCTTTGAGGGCAAGGCCGTTGATTCTTCCTGCATTAATGTTGGAGGCCATTTAATTGAATTTGAACCATCGGGGGACAGAATCACTTATATATCCGAGCCGGCAAAAATTACTTTGCAGGCTACAGGTCAAAGGCTGCAGGCGGGAGAACGCATAACGCTGCCTCAACTTCGTCCGGTTATTAAAGCTATGGCTGATAGTGTCGTTGATGTGCTCCAGACAACCATGCCTGCCGGATTGACAAAAGACCTGCTAATGACACCTCCATTAAAGCTGGAACATACCATTCGAAAAGTCATGATTTCCGGAGGAGTAGCGGATTATGTCTATGCTTCTGAAGGACCTGCCAATATGGAAGAGGTGACCGCCTTCGGAGATTTTGGCCCTTTGCTGGGCTGGGAATTGAAAGTGGCCCTAGAAGCTGCCGGGTTTGTACTAGAAAAGCCTAATGAGACTGTAAGAGCAACGGTTATTGGCACAGGTACTCAATCCGTCAACTTAAGCGGCAGTACTATCCATCTCCAGGAGAATACCTTGCCCCTGCGTAATGTCATGGTGATTTCTCCCTTTATCTCAGACATCCCTGAAACTCCTCAAAAAATAGGGGAAATTGTAAAAAATGAAATTCTCCGTCTGCAAGTTGATCACTCCGAAGCAGTGGCGGCTATTGCTATGAAAGGTCCTCGAACTATGTCTTTTGCTGACATTAATAGCTTGGCGCAGGGTTTGCTTTGGGGGTTGGAGGATTATCTTTGCAAGGATAAACCTATTATTCTGGTTATCGAAGCGGATTGTGGAAAAGTATTGGGTCAGTGTATTAATGCTTTAGCAGATCGACACTTTGAATTGATCTGTATTGATCAAGTAGAGGTGGACAATTGCGATTACATCGATATCGGAAAGCCTCTTATGGCCGGTCGTGTTGTACCAGTCGTTTTAAAGACATTAGTCTTCAATCGCTGA
- a CDS encoding PocR ligand-binding domain-containing protein, translating into MPQTLDSNLLDPKYLEENLGSFHDATGLHIEAINNEGETFSVPGNFERSEFCKYIRSQPCGEKKCMDSYKRASMEAAKWEEPYFFRCHAGLVIWAVPIMIRGVSIGSIICGQVLMWEPDHFFFQELKKLNAGIDNFEWLKNMACKLEVVSPSRSQAAADMLFVVVNHIVKRNINSLEEIAATRQQQQQIRQEIEERKKKNIPDLDNYDDYLKKERKLLRYIRMGDRTRANQTLQSLLTDLHTRTVGDLETVKVRILELATLSSRAAVEGGANAERIMGLLKDFNREIEGEGFERVEKYFYKIQSIVETFLEGMFTLADKKHIAIVKSARDFIMENYALPLTVNDVAQHLFISPSHLSRLFREELDCTINDYLTRVRVEQAVEIMKKPEFSVAQVSKAVGFKNQSYFCKVFRKYIGVTPLTYKNSLY; encoded by the coding sequence ATGCCTCAAACATTAGATTCTAACCTTCTGGACCCTAAATACCTCGAGGAAAATTTGGGTAGCTTTCATGACGCAACCGGGTTGCATATCGAGGCTATCAATAACGAAGGGGAGACTTTTTCGGTACCCGGGAACTTTGAACGGAGTGAATTTTGCAAATATATTCGCAGTCAGCCTTGCGGAGAAAAAAAATGCATGGACTCTTATAAACGAGCCAGTATGGAGGCTGCCAAATGGGAAGAGCCATATTTCTTTCGTTGTCATGCTGGTTTAGTTATCTGGGCTGTCCCGATCATGATTCGTGGGGTCTCGATAGGAAGCATTATCTGTGGTCAAGTACTCATGTGGGAACCCGATCATTTTTTCTTTCAGGAACTAAAAAAACTTAATGCCGGCATAGATAACTTTGAATGGCTGAAAAACATGGCCTGTAAGCTGGAAGTTGTTTCTCCTTCTCGTTCACAAGCTGCAGCGGATATGCTTTTTGTAGTCGTCAATCATATTGTCAAACGAAACATCAATAGTTTAGAGGAAATTGCAGCAACCAGGCAGCAGCAGCAACAAATCCGTCAAGAAATTGAGGAGCGTAAGAAAAAGAATATTCCGGATCTTGATAATTATGATGATTATTTAAAGAAAGAGCGTAAGCTTTTACGTTATATACGAATGGGTGACAGAACCAGAGCTAATCAAACCCTGCAAAGTTTACTGACGGATCTCCATACAAGAACAGTAGGGGATTTGGAGACAGTGAAGGTTAGAATTCTGGAGTTAGCGACGTTGTCCTCCAGAGCCGCTGTGGAAGGCGGAGCCAATGCTGAACGGATTATGGGTTTACTTAAAGATTTTAACAGGGAAATTGAAGGGGAAGGCTTTGAACGAGTAGAGAAGTACTTTTATAAGATTCAAAGTATTGTAGAGACCTTTTTAGAGGGTATGTTTACTCTTGCCGATAAGAAACATATTGCTATCGTAAAGAGTGCCCGGGATTTTATCATGGAAAACTATGCTTTGCCTCTCACTGTCAATGATGTAGCACAGCATTTATTTATTAGCCCTTCCCATCTTTCACGCTTGTTCCGCGAAGAATTAGACTGTACTATTAACGATTATTTAACCAGAGTTAGGGTTGAACAGGCTGTCGAAATCATGAAAAAACCTGAATTCTCCGTTGCTCAGGTGTCAAAAGCCGTAGGATTTAAGAACCAAAGTTATTTTTGCAAAGTTTTTAGAAAGTATATTGGGGTTACGCCTCTGACTTACAAAAACAGCTTGTACTAG
- a CDS encoding corrinoid protein encodes MVFQAIIKSIATGNAEQSLILTKRALAQGFSAESVLEKGLIAGMDRVAEKFREQRVMVPEVLMASRAMHAGLSLIEPLLTDVERKSNGKIVMGTVAGDLHDIGLSLVKMLIMATGLEVIYLGVDVTPKKFASIVKKEKPNILMMSALLTTTMTVMKDVIDELESLGIRKNLIIIVGGAPIDPGFAKRIGADYYFEDAFEVKAFLEDNITKLIPKKPLNK; translated from the coding sequence ATGGTATTTCAAGCCATTATCAAATCCATCGCCACAGGAAATGCTGAACAAAGCTTAATCTTAACCAAACGTGCCTTAGCGCAAGGCTTTTCGGCAGAATCCGTTCTGGAAAAAGGTTTGATTGCGGGAATGGACCGTGTCGCTGAAAAGTTTCGCGAGCAAAGGGTTATGGTTCCTGAGGTGCTTATGGCTTCGCGGGCAATGCATGCGGGGTTAAGTCTTATTGAACCCTTATTAACCGATGTAGAAAGAAAGAGCAACGGAAAAATCGTCATGGGTACCGTTGCAGGGGATTTGCATGATATCGGCTTAAGCCTTGTGAAAATGCTGATTATGGCCACGGGGCTGGAGGTAATTTACCTGGGAGTAGATGTTACCCCAAAAAAGTTTGCAAGCATCGTAAAAAAAGAAAAACCCAATATTCTCATGATGTCAGCTTTGCTGACGACGACAATGACTGTCATGAAAGATGTTATTGATGAATTAGAGTCCTTGGGGATTCGCAAGAACTTGATTATTATTGTTGGGGGAGCTCCTATTGATCCGGGTTTTGCTAAGCGTATAGGCGCTGATTATTATTTTGAAGATGCTTTTGAAGTGAAAGCCTTTCTAGAAGACAATATTACGAAGCTAATACCTAAAAAACCCCTTAATAAGTGA
- a CDS encoding phosphotransferase — protein sequence MNTSKMRRLEELSVNQTFTMFTQSEDLKNIATQFFESMDSVLSHNQIVDVLKDYDLGTVTAVYEIYGGYVNRSFGIYTEKEGKQNEYFVRKYKYGVKESEIVFEHLMIDYSKTHGLDIVAGVIRTKDGSSYVKRSEGVDGNQTDIFFAVYEFLEGEDLYTWDTPNLTDGETASAAGVLASFHNAAKDFDPKGLKRVEPKIMDFLPTLHEKYIGLAQKDIDTKFHKYYNSKLKAILEMIDKSQIPQEIVNKMPYTPCHSDFHAGNLKYKDDKVVGLFDFDWSKIDLRLFDVCLALAYCCSSWQDEKDGDLLLDKCSIFLKAYQSKLVELGGLEPLNALELEWLPTMMAAANIYLINWDVLAYYAGKNLNEYEYIAYLQHNIRLMIWIENHKAEIAELGKSL from the coding sequence ATGAACACAAGTAAAATGAGACGTCTTGAAGAACTTAGTGTCAACCAAACGTTTACTATGTTTACCCAGAGTGAGGACCTCAAAAACATTGCAACTCAATTCTTCGAATCAATGGATTCAGTTCTTTCCCATAATCAAATAGTCGATGTACTAAAAGATTATGATCTTGGGACTGTTACTGCTGTTTACGAGATATATGGCGGGTATGTTAATCGAAGTTTTGGAATCTACACTGAAAAAGAAGGAAAACAAAACGAATACTTTGTGCGGAAATATAAGTATGGTGTCAAAGAGTCCGAAATCGTCTTTGAACATTTGATGATTGATTACTCCAAAACTCATGGTTTGGATATTGTTGCCGGAGTCATTCGAACGAAAGACGGCTCAAGCTATGTAAAAAGATCCGAGGGCGTCGATGGGAACCAGACGGATATTTTCTTTGCAGTCTATGAGTTTTTAGAAGGGGAGGACTTGTATACTTGGGATACTCCTAACCTAACGGACGGAGAGACTGCAAGTGCTGCCGGAGTTCTTGCTTCCTTCCATAATGCTGCCAAAGATTTTGATCCCAAAGGCTTAAAGAGAGTAGAACCAAAAATCATGGACTTCCTCCCAACTCTGCATGAAAAATATATAGGCTTAGCCCAAAAGGATATCGATACAAAGTTTCACAAATATTATAACAGCAAACTTAAGGCAATCTTAGAGATGATTGATAAGTCACAAATTCCCCAAGAAATTGTTAATAAGATGCCGTATACACCCTGTCATAGTGACTTTCATGCCGGGAACTTGAAGTATAAAGATGATAAAGTTGTAGGGTTATTCGATTTTGACTGGTCTAAAATAGATCTTCGGCTCTTTGACGTTTGCCTAGCTTTAGCCTATTGCTGCAGCTCCTGGCAAGATGAAAAGGATGGGGATTTGCTTCTTGATAAATGCAGCATCTTCTTAAAAGCCTACCAAAGTAAACTGGTTGAACTAGGAGGACTTGAACCACTCAATGCATTGGAACTTGAATGGCTGCCTACGATGATGGCTGCTGCCAATATTTATTTAATTAACTGGGACGTATTAGCTTATTATGCTGGAAAGAATTTAAATGAGTATGAGTATATTGCTTATCTACAACATAACATTCGTTTAATGATTTGGATTGAAAACCACAAAGCGGAGATTGCTGAGCTTGGCAAATCTCTGTAG
- a CDS encoding trimethylamine methyltransferase family protein → MEFTKFFSQAEAERVHEASLEILENVGMLVRNPKALDIFEKNGCQVDRETMLVKFPRAVVEKARETFVPTYTFTAQDPKFDVTLPSNRPVVVTGSSAPNVIDPKTGEERRATSDDIANIAYLINELPGFDVFSISTLAEDAPEGQFSLSRFYPALKNCKKPVRSNTPNMNDLKVVLELGALIAGGEDKYRERPFINHHYCPVVSPLTFDVESTEAVIYLVEQGLPVYGTIVPNAGMTSPLSLMGTLVLGNAEFLGLATLIQMIRPGAPMIYAVLSTVADMRTGAYAPGAIETGMLQMGHTEMARYYNVPSGGYIGLTNAHTNDAQSGYETGMNTTAALLAGADLFNMGGLLGSLMAFDFGKAVIDNEIALMLKRLKKGYEYSEENLCLDLIAQVGPGGSYMDLDHTMKNMRTIAVLPKVATREMRRRWEDQGKPDAHSRAMKEATKILSKPNKSRFTEEMDAKVRAHFKGLVAGDAKWSL, encoded by the coding sequence ATGGAGTTCACAAAATTCTTTAGTCAGGCAGAAGCAGAGCGTGTGCACGAAGCTTCGCTGGAGATCCTGGAAAACGTGGGGATGCTGGTTCGTAATCCCAAAGCACTTGACATCTTTGAGAAAAATGGCTGTCAAGTTGACAGAGAGACCATGCTGGTTAAGTTCCCTCGGGCTGTTGTGGAAAAAGCCAGAGAAACATTTGTGCCGACCTACACATTTACAGCGCAAGATCCAAAATTTGATGTCACGTTGCCCAGCAACCGCCCTGTTGTTGTTACAGGAAGCTCAGCCCCAAATGTGATTGACCCAAAAACAGGGGAAGAGCGCAGAGCTACTTCTGATGATATTGCTAATATCGCCTACTTGATTAATGAGCTGCCTGGATTTGACGTTTTTTCAATATCAACCTTGGCTGAGGATGCTCCGGAAGGTCAGTTCAGTCTGTCGCGGTTTTATCCGGCACTTAAAAACTGTAAAAAACCTGTTCGCAGCAACACCCCTAACATGAATGACCTTAAAGTCGTTTTAGAATTAGGAGCATTGATTGCCGGAGGAGAGGACAAATATCGCGAACGTCCCTTTATTAATCACCACTATTGCCCTGTAGTTTCCCCTTTGACCTTTGACGTGGAGTCTACGGAAGCTGTTATTTACCTCGTTGAACAAGGTTTGCCGGTCTATGGTACCATTGTTCCTAATGCAGGGATGACTTCCCCCCTCAGCTTGATGGGTACACTGGTGCTTGGCAATGCTGAGTTCTTGGGATTGGCAACCCTAATTCAAATGATTCGTCCCGGCGCTCCAATGATTTATGCAGTTTTATCTACAGTAGCTGACATGAGAACAGGGGCCTATGCACCGGGTGCTATTGAAACAGGTATGCTGCAAATGGGGCATACAGAAATGGCCAGATATTATAATGTTCCTTCCGGCGGATATATCGGGCTGACTAATGCTCATACCAACGACGCTCAATCCGGATATGAGACGGGAATGAATACGACAGCTGCATTACTGGCTGGAGCAGATCTGTTCAATATGGGCGGTTTGTTGGGAAGCCTGATGGCTTTTGATTTTGGCAAAGCCGTCATTGATAACGAAATTGCCCTCATGCTTAAACGATTGAAAAAGGGTTATGAGTATAGTGAAGAAAATCTCTGCTTAGATCTGATTGCTCAAGTCGGACCTGGCGGAAGCTATATGGATTTGGATCATACCATGAAAAATATGCGTACTATTGCGGTATTGCCTAAAGTAGCCACAAGGGAAATGCGCCGCCGTTGGGAAGATCAAGGAAAACCTGATGCACACAGCCGGGCTATGAAAGAAGCAACTAAAATTCTTAGCAAACCCAATAAATCCCGTTTTACAGAGGAAATGGATGCTAAAGTTCGAGCTCATTTCAAAGGACTGGTTGCCGGAGACGCTAAGTGGAGTTTGTAG
- a CDS encoding corrinoid protein → MSIQDIYDAVVEFSIDKVVAKVNAEIANKTEVSEILRNGLIAAMDEVGQRYSEGEFFVPEMLMAAKAMKAGLEVLKPLLSQGDSDKKGTIVIGTVKGDLHDIGKNLVAMMMEGAGFEVYDLGVDVDTEKFLATAKEKNADVICMSALLTTTMPSMEVTVKAIREQGLSYKTMVGGAPVSEDFAKKIGADGWSTDAPGAVETARKLTAK, encoded by the coding sequence ATGAGCATACAGGATATTTATGATGCAGTTGTGGAATTTAGCATTGACAAAGTGGTTGCTAAGGTAAATGCAGAGATAGCCAATAAGACAGAGGTTTCTGAAATTCTCAGAAATGGATTGATTGCGGCCATGGACGAAGTAGGACAGCGTTATTCTGAAGGAGAATTCTTTGTTCCGGAAATGTTGATGGCAGCTAAAGCTATGAAAGCCGGACTGGAAGTATTGAAACCCCTCTTATCCCAAGGGGATAGTGATAAGAAAGGAACCATCGTTATCGGAACTGTCAAAGGCGACTTACATGACATCGGTAAAAACTTAGTGGCAATGATGATGGAAGGAGCAGGCTTTGAGGTTTATGACCTGGGTGTTGATGTGGATACCGAAAAATTCCTGGCTACTGCTAAAGAGAAAAATGCTGATGTCATCTGCATGTCGGCCCTATTAACTACGACAATGCCTTCCATGGAAGTCACCGTAAAAGCTATTCGTGAACAGGGATTGAGCTATAAGACAATGGTTGGCGGAGCTCCTGTTTCAGAAGACTTTGCTAAGAAGATCGGTGCAGACGGCTGGAGTACCGACGCTCCTGGAGCAGTGGAAACTGCTCGTAAGCTAACAGCAAAATAA